A genome region from Acidobacteriota bacterium includes the following:
- a CDS encoding OsmC family peroxiredoxin, whose protein sequence is MLKSNATGTWNGTLKGGSGAMKPANGAEIPFSMGTRFEGQQGSNPEEMIGAALAGCFSMALSVGLEKAGAAPKAIRTSAEVTMEKM, encoded by the coding sequence ATGTTGAAGAGCAATGCCACCGGAACCTGGAACGGAACACTCAAGGGCGGATCGGGCGCGATGAAGCCCGCCAATGGCGCGGAGATCCCATTTTCAATGGGCACCCGCTTCGAGGGCCAGCAGGGCAGCAACCCCGAGGAGATGATCGGCGCCGCCCTCGCCGGATGTTTCTCTATGGCGCTGTCGGTCGGCCTCGAGAAGGCCGGAGCGGCGCCGAAGGCGATTCGAACCTCGGCCGAGGTCACGATGGAGAAGATGG